Proteins from a single region of Pseudorasbora parva isolate DD20220531a chromosome 22, ASM2467924v1, whole genome shotgun sequence:
- the nfs1 gene encoding cysteine desulfurase, mitochondrial, which yields MMNRTLSRKLLGSMCGISSPRLSFAQSAANTVPRQKELIKTRELEKDELRPLYMDFQATTPMDPRVLDAMLPYQVNYYGNPHSRTHAYGWESESAMEKARKQIADLIGADPREIVFTSGATESNNMSVKGVARFYKSKKKHIITTQTEHKCVLDSCRVLEAEGFDITYLPVKNNGLIDLKQLEEAIRPDTSLVSIMTINNEIGVKQPVKEIGHLCRSKNVFFHTDAAQAVGKIPVNVIDWKVDLMSISGHKIYGPKGVGALYIRRRPRVRIEPLQSGGGQERGLRSGTVPTPLAVGLGAACEIAQQELEYDHKRVTSLANRLIQKIMSEIPDVVMNGDPDERYPGCINLSFSYVEGESLLMALKDIALSSGSACTSASLEPSYVLRAIGTDEDLAHSSIRFGIGRFTTEEEVDYTAEKCIQHVKRLREMSPLWEMVQEGIDIKSIKWTQH from the exons ATGATGAACAGGACTTTATCGAGGAAACTTCTGGGTTCCATGTGTGGGATCTCCAGCCCTCGACTGAGCTTCGCTCAAAGCGCTGCGAACACTGTGCCACGGCAGAAAG AGTTGATCAAAACTAGGGAACTTGAAAAGGATGAGCTGAGACCTCTGTATATGGACTTTCAGGCCACCACACCCATG GACCCAAGGGTTTTGGATGCCATGCTCCCCTATCAAGTGAATTACTACGGCAACCCACATTCCAGGACTCATGCTTATGGATGGGAGAGTGAGAGCGCAATGGAAAAAGCAAGAAAA CAAATAGCAGATCTTATTGGTGCTGACCCAAGGGAGATCGTGTTCACCAGTGGTGCGACTGAGTCCAACAATATGTCAGTCAAA GGTGTGGCTCGGTTTTATAAGTCTAAGAAAAAGCACATTATTACCACCCAGACCGAACACAAGTGTGTTCTGGACTCGTGTCGTGTTCTGGAGGCAGAGGGTTTCGATATAACATATTTACCTGTGAAAAATAATGGGCTGATTGACCTGAAG CAATTAGAGGAAGCGATCCGTCCTGATACAAGCTTGGTGTCCATAATGACCATCAACAATGAGATTGGTGTCAAACAGCCAGTCAAAGAAATAG GTCATCTGTGTAGGTCCAAAAATGTGTTCTTTCACACCGATGCTGCTCAGGCTGTTGGAAAGATACCTGTTAATGTCATTGACTGGAAAGTGGACCTGATGTCCATCAGTGGCCATAAGATCTACGGGCCCAAAG GAGTTGGGGCCTTGTACATAAGGAGGAGACCCAGAGTTCGTATTGAGCCTTTGCAGAGCGGAGGGGGTCAGGAAAGGGGGCTGCGTTCAGGGACCGTCCCCACACCTCTAGCCGTGGGCCTCGGAGCTGCCTGTGAGATTGCCCAGCAAGAGTTAGAG tacGATCACAAGCGTGTGACGTCGCTTGCTAATCGCCTCATTCAGAAGATCATGTCTGAGATTCCTGATGTTGTGATGAATGGAGACCCAGATGAGAGGTACCCAG GATGCATTAATTTATCATTTTCCTACGTTGAGGGGGAGAGTCTGTTGATGGCGTTAAAAGATATTGCGCTTTCATCTGGAAG cgCCTGTACGTCTGCTTCCCTGGAGCCCTCTTATGTTCTCAGAGCAATCGGGACAGATGAGGACTTGGCACACTCTTCTATTcg ATTTGGAATTGGCAGATTTACCACAGAGGAGGAAGTTGACTACACAGCGGAGAAGTGCATTCAGCATGTCAAGCGGCTGAGGGAGATGAG TCCATTATGGGAAATGGTCCAGGAGGGCATTGACATTAAGAGCATCAAATGGACCCAGCACTGA